A single Vigna radiata var. radiata cultivar VC1973A chromosome 8, Vradiata_ver6, whole genome shotgun sequence DNA region contains:
- the LOC106770110 gene encoding probable leucine-rich repeat receptor-like protein kinase At1g35710: protein MKFQPFWLILLMLFCAFPHSHAFNSSGIASEANALLKWKASFDKQSQASLSSWTANTSCNWLGIACDHSNHVSQINLQNIGLRGTLQNLNFSMLTNIHTLNVSNNSLNGSIPPQIGVLSNLVVLDLSANKLSGIIPSEITQLIGLQTLIMAQNTFNGSLPQEIGRLRELRMLHVPYCNLTGTIPISIEKLNNLIHLDIGSNNLSGSIPQRIWHMDLKYLSFGTNKFHGSIPKEIVNMRNLEFLYLGDSGLSGTMPQEIYMLRKLVYLDIGHCNLSGHIHREIGKLINLTSLNLYGNQFLGSIPPEIGLLRKLGELDLSQNFLSGKIPSTIGNLSNLNFLYLYDNQLSGFIPYEIGNLHSLLTIQLLGNNLSGPIPTSIGNLVNLESILLHQNNLSGPIPTSIGNLVNLESVLLYQNKLSGSIPSTIGNLSKLHEFILFDNNLSGKIPIEMNRIIALESLQLVDNNFVGHLPHNICVGGKLAKFSASNNHFTGHIPESLKNCSSLLRVRLQENQLTRNITDAFGVLPNLVYIELSENNFYGHLSPNWGKFRSLTSLKILNNNLSGVIPPELSEATELCELQLSSNHLTGSIPQDLSKLVLLFSLSLNNNNLSGNIPSKIASMKNLQILRLGSNNLSGLIPGQLGNLLSLLEMNLSQNKFEGNIPLELGKLISLTTLDLSENLLRGTLTHVLGGLKKLETLNLSHNSLSGDLSIFDEMMSLTSIDISYNDFEGPLPNIPVFRNATIDAVRNNKGLCGNVSGLKPCLTLSGKSHKHMTKKVITMVLPLTLGTLMLALFVIGVLYYLCKTSMKMEEEATNLQTSNTFAIWSFDGKMVFENIVEATENFDDKHLIGVGGQGQVYKAMLPSGQVVAVKKLHSVPNEEKLNVKAFRSEIQALTEIRHRNIVKLYGFCSHYQWSFMVCEFLEKGNVQNILKDDEEAIAFDWNKRVNVIKDVANALLYMHYDCSPPIIHQLAYTMEVNEKCDVYSFGVLAWEILLGKHPADFISSSLSSSSTSVALTLDHLTLMEKLDQRLPPPTKCSVKEVTSIAKIAVACLTESPRSRPNMKEVANELVM, encoded by the exons ATGAAGTTCCAACCTTTTTGGTTGATTCTTCTAATGTTGTTTTGTGCATTTCCCCATTCTCATGCTTTCAATTCTTCTGGAATTGCTTCAGAAGCAAATGCTCTGCTGAAGTGGAAAGCCAGCTTTGACAAGCAGAGTCAAGCTTCTCTCTCTTCATGGACTGCCAACACTTCTTGCAATTGGCTCGGAATTGCATGTGATCACTCCAATCATGTTTCCCAAATAAATCTTCAAAATATTGGATTGAGAGGTACGCTTCAAAATCTCAACTTCTCAATGCTTACAAACATTCACACTCTAAATGTAAGTAACAATTCTTTGAACGGAAGCATTCCTCCTCAAATTGGTGTTCTGTCCAATCTAGTTGTTCTTGATTTGTCTGCTAATAAACTCTCTGGGATTATCCCTTCTGAAATAACACAGTTGATTGGCCTTCAGACATTAATCATGGCACAAAATACTTTTAATGGGTCCCTTCCTCAAGAAATAGGAAGATTGAGGGAGCTGAGAATGCTTCATGTTCCTTATTGCAATCTCACAGGGACAATCCCAATCTCTATAGAAAAGTTGAACAATTTGATTCATCTAGATATAGGATCCAACAACCTTTCTGGCAGCATTCCTCAGAGAATTTGGCACATGGACCTAAAGTATTTGTCATTTGGAACTAATAAATTCCATGGTTCCATTCCCAAAGAAATTGTGAATATGAGGAACCTGGAGTTTCTATATCTTGGGGATAGTGGCCTTTCTGGCACCATGCCCCAAGAAATTTACATGCTGAGGAAACTAGTATATCTCGACATAGGCCATTGTAATCTTTCTGGACACATTCATCGTGAAATTGGTAAGTTGATCAATCTAACTAGTCTTAACCTTTATGGAAACCAATTTTTAGGCTCTATTCCTCCTGAAATTGGACTTTTGAGAAAACTCGGTGAACTTGATTTGTCTCAGAATTTTCTCTCTGGTAAAATCCCTTCCACAATTGGAAACTTGAGCAATCTAAACTTTCTTTACCTTTATGACAACCAATTATCTGGCTTTATCCCATATGAAATAGGAAATTTGCATTCCCTTCTAACAATCCAGTTGCTGGGCAATAATCTCTCTGGACCAATTCCTACTTCCATAGGTAACCTGGTCAATTTGGAATCTATTTTACTTCATCAAAACAATCTTTCTGGACCAATTCCCACTTCCATAG GTAACTTGGTCAATTTGGAATCTGTTTTACTTTATCAAAACAAACTTTCTGGATCCATTCCTTCCACTATTGGAAATTTGTCAAAGCTTCAcgaattcattttatttgacAATAATCTCAGTGGCAAGATTCCAATAGAAATGAACAGGATTATTGCTTTGGAAAGTTTGCAGCTGgttgataataattttgttgGCCATTTACCTCACAACATTTGTGTTGGTGGAAAGTTGGCAAAATTTTCCGCTAGCAATAACCATTTCACTGGCCATATTCCAGAGAGTTTGAAGAATTGCTCTAGCCTTCTACGAGTGAGACTTCAGGAAAATCAACTAACTAGAAACATAACAGATGCTTTTGGTGTACTTCCAAACTTGGTTTACATCGAATTGagtgaaaacaatttttatggTCATCTTTCACCAAATTGGGGGAAGTTTCGTAGCCTCACAAGCCTCAAGATCTTAAACAATAACTTATCAGGTGTTATCCCACCAGAACTAAGCGAGGCAACCGAATTATGTGAACTTCAGTTATCCTCAAATCATCTTACAGGAAGCATTCCACAAGATTTATCTAAATTGGTTTTGTTGTTTAGTCTATCACTCAACAACAATAATCTTTCAGGAAATATTCCCTCAAAAATTGCATCAATGAAGAATCTTCAAATTTTGAGGCTTGGATCTAATAATTTGTCTGGGTTAATTCCAGGCCAACTTGGAAATTTGCTCAGTTTATTGGAAATGAATTTGAGTCAGAACAAATTTGAGGGAAATATTCCCTTAGAGCTTGGCAAATTAATATCTCTTACAACTCTTGATCTCAGCGAAAATTTGTTGAGGGGAACATTAACACATGTGCTTGGAgggttaaaaaaattagaaacattgAATCTCTCTCACAATAGTCTCTCAGGTGATCTTtctatctttgatgaaatgatGAGCTTGACATCTATTGATATATCTTACAATGATTTTGAGGGTCCACTTCCAAACATTCCAGTCTTTCGCAATGCTACAATTGACGCAGTAAGAAATAATAAAGGCTTGTGTGGCAATGTTAGTGGCTTAAAGCCTTGCCTAACACTAAGTGGGAAATCACATAAGCATATGACAAAGAAAGTCATAACAATGGTTCTACCCCTTACTTTGGGCACTCTAATGCTGGCATTGTTTGTTATTGGAGTCttgtattatttatgtaaaacttCAATGAAAATGGAAGAGGAAGCTACCAATTTACAAACTTCAAACACATTTGCTATATGGAGTTTTGATGGCAAAATGGTATTTGAGAATATTGTTGAAGCCACTGAAAATTTTGACGATAAGCATCTCATTGGAGTTGGAGGGCAAGGACAAGTTTACAAAGCAATGTTACCCTCAGGTCAAGTTGTGGCTGTAAAGAAACTGCATTCAGTTCCAaatgaagaaaagctcaatgtgaaaGCTTTCAGAAGTGAGATCCAAGCTCTGACAGAAATTCGCCATCGTAACATAGTAAAGTTATATGGGTTTTGTTCGCATTACCAATGGTCATTTATGGTGTGTGAATTCTTGGAGAAGGGCAATGTCCAGAATATTTTGAAGGATGATGAAGAAGCAATTGCATTTGATTGGAATAAGAGAGTGAATGTTATTAAAGATGTAGCAAATGCTTTATTGTACATGCATTATGATTGCTCACCACCAATTATTCATC AACTTGCATACACAATGGAAGTGAATGAGAAATGTGACGTGTATAGTTTTGGAGTGTTGGCATGGGAAATACTTCTTGGAAAGCATCCTGCTGATTTTATATCTTCCTCTTTATCATCTTCATCCACAAGTGTGGCCTTAACACTTGATCACTTGACATTGATGGAGAAGTTGGACCAGCGTCTTCCTCCTCCAACAAAATGTTCAGTTAAAGAAGTGACATCAATTGCAAAGATAGCAGTTGCTTGTTTGACTGAAAGTCCACGATCTCGTCCTAATATGAAGGAGGTTGCCAATGAACTTGTAATGTAA